A region of Ictidomys tridecemlineatus isolate mIctTri1 chromosome 4, mIctTri1.hap1, whole genome shotgun sequence DNA encodes the following proteins:
- the Mybpc3 gene encoding myosin-binding protein C, cardiac-type isoform X1: MPPMPPRCLWDLRGNEERRHTLEVLPAPSRASLVPHKCWGASVGGGQGPGLGGEVPRPLMCPCPFRPTWSSSFRTPRDPKLEAPAEEDVWEILRQAPPSEYERIAFQHGVTDLRGMLRRLKGMKRDERKSTAFQKKLQPAYQVSKGHKIRLTVELADPDAEVKWLKNGQEIQMSGRYIFESVGTKRTLTISQCSLADDAAYQCVVGGEKCSTELFVKEPPVLITRALEDQLVMVGQRVEFECEVSEEGAQVKWLKDGVELTREETFKYRFKKDGQRHHLIINEATMEDAGHYALRTSGGQALAELIVQEKKLEVYQSIADLAVGAKDQAVFKCEVSDENVRGVWLKNGKELVPDSRIKVSHIGRVHKLTIDDVTPEDEADYSFVPEGFACNLSAKLHFMEVKIDFVPRQEPPKIHLDCPGRTPDTIVVVAGNKLRLDVPISGDPAPTVIWQKTITQGKKAPAQPAPDAPEDAGASDEWVFDKKLLCETEGRVHVETTKDRSIFTVEGAEKEDEGVYTVTVKNPVGEDQVNLTVKVIDVPDAPAAPKISNVGEDSCTVQWEPPAYDGGQPVLGYILERKKKKSYRWMRLNFDLLRELSHEARRMIEGVAYEMRVYAVNAVGMSRPSPASQPFMPIGPPGEPTHLAVEDVSDTTVSLKWRPPERVGAGGLDGYSVEYCQEGCSEWVAALQGLTERTAMLVKDLPTRARLLFRVRAHNVAGPGAPVTTKEPVTVQEILQRPRLQLPRHLRQTIQKKVGEPVNLLIPFQGKPRPQVTWTKEGQPLAGEEVSIRNSPTDTILFIRAAHRMHSGTYQVTVRIENMEDKATLVLQIVDKPSPPQDIRVIEAWGFNVALEWKPPQDDGNTEIWGYTVQKADKKTMEWFTVLEHYRRTHCVVSELIIGNGYYFRVFSHNMVGPSDRAATTKEPVFIPRPGITYEPPKYKALDFSEAPSFTHPLTNRSVIAGYNTVLCCAVRGSPKPKISWFKNGLNLGEDARFRMFSKQGVLTLEIRKPCPFDGGVYVCRATNLQGEAQCECRLEVRVPQ, from the exons ATGCCCCCGATGCCACCCAGGTGTCTATGGGACCTTAGGGGTAATGAGGAAAGGCGCCACACACTGGAGGTCCTGCCCGCTCCCTCCAGGGCATCATTGGTACCCCATAAATGTTGGGGTGCGAGTGTGGGAGGAGGTCAAGGCCCGGGTCTTGGTGGGGAGGTGCCCAGACCTCTAATGTGTCCCTGCCCTTTCCGCCCCACCTGGAGCAGCAGTTTCCGGACCCCGCG GGACCCAAAGCTGGAGGCGCCAGCCGAGGAGGACGTGTGGGAGATCCTGCGCCAGGCACCCCCCTCCGAGTACGAGCGCATCGCCTTCCAGCACGGCGTGACCGACCTGCGCGGCATGCTGCGGAGGCTCAAGGGCATGAAGCGCGACGAGAGGAAGAGCACAG CCTTTCAGAAGAAGCTGCAGCCGGCCTACCAGGTGAGCAAGGGCCACAAGATCCGGCTGACAGTGGAGCTGGCCGACCCTGACGCCGAGGTCAAGTGGCTTAAGAACGGACAGGAGATCCAGATGAGCGGCAG GTACATCTTCGAGTCTGTGGGCACCAAGCGCACCCTGACCATCAGCCAGTGCTCGCTGGCCGACGACGCGGCCTACCAGTGCGTGGTGGGCGGTGAGAAGTGCAGCACCGAGCTCTTCGTCAAAG AGCCCCCTGTGCTGATCACGCGGGCCCTGGAGGACCAGCTGGTGATGGTGGGGCAGCGCGTGGAGTTTGAGTGCGAAGTGTCCGAGGAGGGGGCCCAGGTCAAATG GCTAAAAGATGGGGTGGAGCTGACCCGGGAGGAGACCTTCAAATACCGGTTCAAGAAGGACGGCCAGAGACACCACCTGATCATCAACGAGGCGACGATGGAGGACGCGGGGCACTACGCCCTGCGCACCAGCGGGGGCCAGGCGCTGGCGGAGCTCATCGTGCAGG AGAAAAAGCTGGAGGTGTACCAGAGCATCGCGGACCTGGCGGTGGGCGCCAAGGACCAGGCTGTGTTCAAGTGTGAGGTCTCCGATGAGAACGTGCGCGGCGTGTGGCTGAAGAACGGGAAGGAGCTGGTGCCCGACAGTCGCATAAAGGTGTCCCACATTGGGCG GGTTCACAAGCTGACCATTGACGATGTGACACCTGAGGACGAGGCCGACTACAGCTTTGTGCCCGAGGGCTTCGCCTGCAACCTGTCAGCCAAACTCCACTTCATGG AGGTCAAGATTGACTTTGTGCCCAGACAGG AACCTCCCAAGATCCACCTGGACTGCCCGGGCCGCACACCAGATACCATTGTGGTTGTGGCTGGGAACAAGCTGCGCCTGGATGTCCCAATCTCTGGGGACCCTGCTCCCACTGTGATTTGGCAGAAGACCATCACCCAG GGGAAGAAGGCCCCAGCCCAGCCAGCCCCGGATGCTCCAGAGGACGCAGGTGCCAGTGACGAGTGGGTGTTTGACAAGAAG CTGCTATGTGAGACCGAGGGCCGGGTCCATGTGGAGACCACCAAGGACCGCAGCATCTTCACAGTTGAAGGGGCAGAGAAAGAGGATGAGGGTGTCTACACTGTCACAGTGAAGAACCCTGTGGGCGAGGACCAGGTCAACCTCACAGTCAAGGTCATCG ATGTGCCAGATGCCCCTGCGGCCCCCAAGATCAGCAACGTGGGCGAGGACTCCTGCACGGTGCAGTGGGAGCCGCCTGCCTACGACGGCGGACAGCCGGTCCTGG GCTACATCCTGGAGCGCAAGAAGAAAAAGAGCTACCGGTGGATGCGGCTCAACTTCGACCTGCTGCGGGAGCTCAGCCACGAGGCCAGGCGCATGATCGAGGGCGTGGCCTACGAGATGCGCGTCTACGCAGTTAACGCCGTGGGCAtgtccaggcccagccctgcctcccagcCCTTCATGCCTATCG GCCCTCCCGGTGAACCCACCCACCTGGCCGTGGAGGACGTCTCGGACACCACAGTCTCTCTCAAGTGGCGGCCTCCAGAGCGCGTGGGCGCGGGTGGCCTGGACGGCTACAGTGTGGAATACTGCCAGGAGGGCT gcTCTGAGTGGGTGGCTGCCCTGCAGGGGCTGACAGAGCGCACAGCCATGCTGGTGAAGGACCTGCCTACCAGGGCCCGGCTGCTGTTCCGTGTGCGGGCACACAATGTGGCAGGACCTGGAGCCCCTGTCACCACCAAGGAACCTGTTACAGTACAGGAGATACTGC AACGGCCACGGCTTCAGCTGCCCAGGCACCTGCGCCAGACCATCCAGAAGAAGGTCGGGGAGCCTGTGAACCTCCTCATTCCTTTTCAG GGCAAGCCCCGGCCTCAGGTGACCTGGACCAAAGAGGGGCAGCCATTGGCAGGCGAGGAGGTGAGCATCCGCAACAGCCCCACGGACACCATCCTGTTCATTCGGGCTGCCCACCGCATGCACTCAGGCACCTACCAGGTGACAGTGCGCATCGAGAACATGGAGGACAAGGCCACGCTGGTCCTGCAGATCGTGG ACAAACCAAGTCCTCCTCAGGATATTCGGGTCATTGAGGCCTGGGGCTTCAATGTGGCTCTGGAGTGGAAGCCACCCCAAGATGATGGCAACACAGAGATCTGGGGTTACACAGTACAGAAAGCTGACAAGAAGACCATG GAATGGTTCACTGTCTTGGAGCATTACCGCCGTACCCACTGTGTGGTGTCCGAGCTCATCATTGGCAATGGCTACTATTTCCGGGTCTTCAGCCATAACATGGTGGGTCCCAGCGACAGGGCAGCCACCACCAAGGAGCCTGTCTTTATCCCCAGACCAG GCATCACATATGAGCCACCCAAATACAAGGCCCTGGACTTCTCTGAGGCTCCTAGCTTCACCCATCCCTTGACGAACCGCTCAGTCATCGCGGGCTACAACACTGTCCTCTGCTGTGCTGTCCGGGGTAGCCCCAAG CCCAAGATTTCCTGGTTCAAGAATGGCCTGAACCTGGGAGAAGATGCCCGCTTCCGCATGTTCAGCAAGCAGGGAGTGTTGACCCTGGAGATTAGAAAGCCCTGCCCCTTTGACGGGGGTGTCTATGTCTGCAGGGCCACCAACTTGCAGGGCGAGGCACAGTGTGAGTGCCGTCTGGAGGTGAGAG TGCCTCAGTGA